Proteins encoded in a region of the Esox lucius isolate fEsoLuc1 chromosome 9, fEsoLuc1.pri, whole genome shotgun sequence genome:
- the LOC106023682 gene encoding uncharacterized protein LOC106023682, which translates to MLEPPHSRMRRDDEEDSQDANVTRRNGVCGTSGISVRPFLRPVPLMKTVVPFPKEGKALKNVPDGRRDPTTLPPGGQKQDAESAGFQRFLTVLNKGVDIDKLSTIVNNVNELAATRKGPPRTTHKSHYKVAPALNFPDFPVAPSCSEDHSRSSGENSVCLPNGQLQSLLKTIGLDLGVEELGRLTNRTQVRLYGLKGDPERKHSLKRPRSPATSDGSSPYPLPQQDSHLTFDYGHSSTKVWDREMDRDKSEKDQDKRSGTRDCDKERDRDSSQSDLERDWDESERDRDKYSSKRDRDWARNSATRDIQRERHRERSGSDQDSDRHSSIRDMDREIDKDRSERDRDRHFSIRDWDRERGWDRERGWDRERGWDRERGWDRERELDRERELDRERDRDRERDWDRSESNRDRDRHSSIRDWDSERDRDRHSSIRDWDSERDRDRHSSTREWDRERDRDRHSSTRDWDRERDRDRHSSIRDWDRERDRDRHSNIRDWDRERLPFPVSIRGRDRERDRDRSESDRDSDRHSSIRDWDRERDRDRHSSTREWDRERDRDRHSSIRDWDRERDRDRHSSTRDWDRERDRDRHSSFRDWDRERDRDRHSSIRDWDRERDRDRHSSTRDWDRDRDRSERDTERDRNRRSSTRDRNRDIDWADRSRGDKYRKSRESSPELYSFSKKPLNPVSQPPPAPVMTAYLTSQYSQHARIPYASAFPPGWGCPPPGAMPPGAMPPGAMPPGAMPPGTMPPGAMPPGAMPPGTIPRFPYPPGYSAYPATPQHYSNSTALSRTYTYTQTTSNLLITSTQPASNRQLTYIPLPNNQPTSTLTLLKTHPPSNRQLTYIQPTSKSQVTSTQPANHLKFPPTLPGSNRQLTYIQPSSNSKVTSTQSASNLKLPSTQSANNLKLPSTQSASNLKLPSTQSASNLKLPSTQSASNLKLPSTQSASNLKLPSTQSANNLKLPSTQSASNRQLTYIQPSSNTQVTSTLPMNNLKLSSSQPGSNRQLKYIQPTSKLDITNAAVLTPELTPESVSLSKSQQQAEPSRPRSQQDVKVAVIKGHSRKRRMNSKQKRAFQRKKIICRDLEKKRVEKIAKAALKVAARVAAKYPRALSGLKAESHVEGEKETMTEEEIKARLKKKLAEFNLKMSKTSTEQTPTLK; encoded by the exons ATGTTGGAACCTCCACATTCCAGAATGAGACGAGACGACGAGGAAGACTCACAGGATGCAAACGTCACCCGGAGAAATGGA GTCTGTGGGACTAGTGGAATTTCTGTCCGGCCTTTTCTTCGTCCAGTTCCTCTCATGAAGACTGTGGTCCCGTTTCCCAAAGAGGGAAAGGCACTGAAAAAT GTCCCTGATGGTAGACGTGATCCCACCACACTCCCGCCGGGCGGACAGAAGCAGGACGCGGAATCCGCAGGCTTCCAGCgcttcctcactgttctcaacAAAGGAGTGGACATCGACAAGCTCTCAACAATTGTCAACAACGTGAATGAGTTAGCCGCCACGCGCAAGGGCCCTCCCAGGACCACCCACAAGAGTCACTACAAGGTTGCCCCGGCATTGAACTTTCCGGATTTCCCAGTGGCCCCAAGTTGTTCTGAGGACCACAGCCGCTCTAGTGGGGAAAATAGTGTTTGTCTCCCaaatgggcaactccagagctTGCTCAAGACTATTGGTCTGGATCTAGGAGTGGAGGAGTTGGGCCGACTGACAAACAGAACCCAAGTGAGGCTCTATGGGTTGAAGGGAGACCCGGAGAGGAAGCACTCACTCAAACGTCCCAGGAGTCCTGCAACGTCTGACGGCTCCAGCCCCTACCCCCTTCCCCAACAGGACTCCCATCTTACTTTTGATTACGGCCACTCTAGTACCAAAGtgtgggacagagagatggaccgAGACAAATCTGAAAAAGACCAGGATAAACGTTCTGGTACCAGAGACTGTGACAAAGAACGAGACCGGGACAGTTCTCAGAGCGACCTAGAAAGAGATTGGGATGAatcagagagggacagggataAGTACTCtagtaagagagacagagactgggcCAGGAACTCAGCCaccagagacatacagagagagagacacagggaaagaTCTGGGAGCGACCAAGACAGTGACAGACACTCCAGTATCcgagacatggacagagagatTGACAAGGACAGATCTGAGAGAGACCGTGATAGACACTTTAGCAtcagagactgggacagagagcGAGGCTGGGACAGAGAGCGAGGCTGGGACAGAGAGCGAGGCTGGGACAGAGAGCGAGGCTGGGACAGAGAGCGAGAATTGGACAGAGAGCGAGAATTGGACAGAGAGCGGGACCGGGACAGAGAGCGAGATTGGGATAGATCTGAGagtaacagagacagggacagacactcTAGTATCAGAGACTGggacagcgagagagacagggacagacactcTAGTATCAGAGACTGggacagcgagagagacagggacagacactcTAGTACCAGAGaatgggacagagagagagacagggacagacactcTAGTAccagagactgggacagagagagagacagggacagacactcTAGTAtcagagactgggacagagagagagacagggacagacactcTAATAtcagagactgggacagagagagactgcctTTCCCAGTCTCTATCAGGGGCCgggacagagagcgagacagggaTAGATCTGAGAGtgacagagacagtgacagacacTCTAGTAtcagagactgggacagagagcgagacagggacagacactcTAGTACCAGAGaatgggacagagagagagacagggacagacactcTAGTAtcagagactgggacagagagcgagacagggacagacactcTAGTAccagagactgggacagagagagagacagggacagacactcTAGTTtcagagactgggacagagagcgagacagggacagacactcTAGTAtcagagactgggacagagagcgagacagggacagacactcTAGTAccagagactgggacagagacagggacagatctgagagagacacagagagggacaggaacAGGCGCTCTAGTACCAGAGACAGAAACCGAGACATCGACTGGGCTGATCGAAGCCGCGGGGATAAGTATCGGAAGTCCAGGGAAAGCTCACCGGAGCTCTACTCGTTCTCCAAGAAACCTTTAAATCCTGTTTCTCAGCCACCCCCTGCACCTGTGATGACAGCCTACTTAACCTCCCAGTACTCTCAGCACGCCAGAATTCCCTATGCTAGTGCCTTCCCTCCAGGGTGGGGCTGTCCTCCCCCTGGTGCGATGCCCCCTGGTGCGATGCCCCCTGGTGCCATGCCCCCTGGTGCCATGCCCCCTGGTACCATGCCTCCTGGTGCCATGCCCCCTGGTGCCATGCCCCCTGGTACCATACCCCGCTTCCCATATCCCCCTGGGTATTCAGCGTACCCTGCCACCCCGCAACATTACTCCAATAGCACAGCATTAAGCCGGACATACACATATACCCAGACAACTAGCAACCTTCTAATCACATCCACCCAGCCTGCTAGTAACCGCCAGTTAACATACATCCCCCTCCCCAACAACCAGCCCACTAGTACCCTAACACTCTTAAAAACCCATCCCCCTAGTAACCGCCAGCTTACATACATCCAGCCTACTAGCAAATCCCAGGTCACATCTACCCAGCCCGCAAACCACCTTAAGTTCCCACCAACCTTGCCCGGTAGCAACCGCCAGCTTACATACATCCAGCCTTCTAGCAACTCCAAGGTCACATCCACTCAGTCCGCTAGCAACCTTAAACTCCCATCCACTCAGTCCGCTAACAACCTGAAACTCCCATCCACTCAGTCCGCTAGCAACCTGAAACTCCCATCCACTCAGTCCGCTAGCAACCTGAAACTCCCATCCACTCAGTCCGCTAGCAACCTGAAACTCCCATCCACTCAGTCCGCTAGCAACCTTAAACTCCCATCCACTCAGTCCGCTAACAACCTGAAACTCCCATCCACTCAGTCCGCTAGCAACCGCCAGCTTACATACATCCAACCTTCTTCCAACACCCAGGTCACATCTACCCTGCCCATGAACAACCTTAAACTCTCATCTTCCCAGCCCGGTAGCAACCGCCAGCTTAAATACATCCAACCTACTAGCAAACTTGACATTACAAACGCAGCTGTACTGACACCAGAACTGACCCCGGAGAGTGTCTCCTTAAGCAAATCCCAACAGCAAGCGGAGCCGTCACGCCCTCGCTCTCAGCAggacgttaaggtggcagtgaTCAAGGGCCACAGCAGAAAAAGACGGATGAATAGCAAACAAAAGAGAGCGTTTCAGAGAAAGAAgataatatgtcgggatcttgAGAAGAAGAGAGTGGAAAAGATTGCAAAGGCTGCATTGAAAGTTGCCGCTCGGGTGGCAGCCAAGTATCCCAGGGCCCTTTCTGGACTTAAGGCGGAGAGCCACgttgaaggagagaaagaaacaatgaCTGAAGAAGAGATTAAGGCAAGACTTAAGAAAAAG CTTGCGGAATTCAACCTGAAAATGAGTAAAACATCTACTGAACAAACACCAACACTAAAATAA